Proteins encoded together in one Coffea arabica cultivar ET-39 chromosome 2c, Coffea Arabica ET-39 HiFi, whole genome shotgun sequence window:
- the LOC113725771 gene encoding uncharacterized protein isoform X5: protein MASRLITTHRSFCYKVELNSCRLSFPSSNPHVNFCIPAFVSCRGPFTCLKLNHCLKLRASSEGLPSELVDEDSKFVPLNAEDPRYGPPALLLLGFDLEEAVKIQQLLKELDGDFLEVSPLVASFSQHFSFFFFHMQVKEMKRYSKWLLVGGKLLQTVIFCTEDMITCCLWEAMNTKQPNLDAAKD from the exons ATGGCTTCTCGTCTGATCACCACCCATCGAAGCTTCTGCTACAAAGTTGAGTTAAACTCTTGTAGACTATCATTTCCATCATCAAACCCGCATGTGAACTTTTGCATTCCAGCTTTTGTTTCATGTAGAGGTCCCTTTACTTGTTTGAAGCTTAACCACTGCCTCAAGCTTAGAGCATCTTCTGAGG GGCTTCCGTCTGAGTTAGTAGATGAAGACTCCAAATTTGTTCCTCTAAATGCTGAAGATCCAAGATATGGTCCACCT GCATTATTGTTGCTGGGGTTTGATTTAGAGGAGGCAGTGAAG ATACAGCAACTTCTTAAGGAGTTAGATGGTGATTTCCTAGAGGTATCTCCATTGGTAGCTAGCTTCTCTCAacacttctctttcttctttttccacaTGCAAGTTAAGGAGATGAAGAGGTATTCAAAGTGGCTTTTGGTTGGTGGAAAGCTTTTGCAAACA GTCATTTTTTGTACTGAAGACATGATTACTTGCTGTCTGTGGGAGGCAATGAATACTAAGCAACCTAATTTGGATGCTGCAAAG GACTAG
- the LOC113725774 gene encoding uncharacterized protein isoform X2, whose amino-acid sequence MQEFSTADGFVDVSECLAEMIKYVANEPSVGLFYIQQHTRNAAPNLSNLKNNVTERSREMTLHAEDSEDSISIIRSMRECGCPIADEMIKDIKNSLAIMSAKHPKRGLINSSDSAFRLGRTRSWGPVAWGRKSSSPQQDGDKGASYLSNVLKSAKLKASNLKWPQVESSEESREIKDEKSISYLDPSLSDRGASISSGMPEAEAVELPLSSEIAEEPQEVPVDRSVCDDDLISLAVKYEEFKADREAKLEEWLGEMKNYTSN is encoded by the coding sequence ATGCAGGAGTTTTCTACAGCGGATGGGTTCGTGGATGTAAGTGAGTGCTTGGCCGAGATGATAAAATATGTTGCAAATGAACCCTCTGTGGGACTTTTCTACATTCAGCAACATACACGGAATGCAGCACCAAACCTTAGTAATCTCAAGAACAATGTCACTGAGAGATCTCGTGAGATGACGTTGCATGCAGAAGATTCAGAAGATTCTATTTCCATTATAAGGTCAATGAGAGAATGCGGCTGTCCCATTGCTGATGAGATGATTAAAGACATTAAAAATTCTCTAGCTATCATGTCAGCCAAACATCCAAAAAGAGGATTAATAAATAGCTCAGATTCAGCTTTTCGGTTGGGGAGAACAAGATCTTGGGGACCAGTTGCCTGGGGTCGGAAATCAAGTTCACCACAGCAAGATGGTGATAAAGGTGCTAGTTATCTGTCAAATGTCTTAAAGTCTGCAAAGCTCAAGGCTAGCAATTTGAAATGGCCTCAGGTTGAATCCTCCGAAGAATCAAGAGAAATCAAAGATGAGAAATCAATTTCATATCTTGATCCCTCGTTGTCAGATAGAGGTGCTAGTATCTCTTCTGGTATGCCTGAGGCTGAGGCAGTTGAATTGCCATTGTCAAGTGAGATAGCTGAGGAGCCACAAGAAGTGCCAGTTGACAGAAGCGTGTGTGACGATGATCTGATTTCCTTGGCTGTGAAATATGAAGAATTCAAGGCTGATAGAGAAGCTAAGCTGGAGGAATGGCTAGGAGAGATGAAGAATTATACAAGTAATTAA
- the LOC113725774 gene encoding uncharacterized protein isoform X1, which produces MFNDGEQFAFKEMQEFSTADGFVDVSECLAEMIKYVANEPSVGLFYIQQHTRNAAPNLSNLKNNVTERSREMTLHAEDSEDSISIIRSMRECGCPIADEMIKDIKNSLAIMSAKHPKRGLINSSDSAFRLGRTRSWGPVAWGRKSSSPQQDGDKGASYLSNVLKSAKLKASNLKWPQVESSEESREIKDEKSISYLDPSLSDRGASISSGMPEAEAVELPLSSEIAEEPQEVPVDRSVCDDDLISLAVKYEEFKADREAKLEEWLGEMKNYTSN; this is translated from the exons ATGTTCAA TGATGGAGAACAATTTGCATTCAAGGAGATGCAGGAGTTTTCTACAGCGGATGGGTTCGTGGATGTAAGTGAGTGCTTGGCCGAGATGATAAAATATGTTGCAAATGAACCCTCTGTGGGACTTTTCTACATTCAGCAACATACACGGAATGCAGCACCAAACCTTAGTAATCTCAAGAACAATGTCACTGAGAGATCTCGTGAGATGACGTTGCATGCAGAAGATTCAGAAGATTCTATTTCCATTATAAGGTCAATGAGAGAATGCGGCTGTCCCATTGCTGATGAGATGATTAAAGACATTAAAAATTCTCTAGCTATCATGTCAGCCAAACATCCAAAAAGAGGATTAATAAATAGCTCAGATTCAGCTTTTCGGTTGGGGAGAACAAGATCTTGGGGACCAGTTGCCTGGGGTCGGAAATCAAGTTCACCACAGCAAGATGGTGATAAAGGTGCTAGTTATCTGTCAAATGTCTTAAAGTCTGCAAAGCTCAAGGCTAGCAATTTGAAATGGCCTCAGGTTGAATCCTCCGAAGAATCAAGAGAAATCAAAGATGAGAAATCAATTTCATATCTTGATCCCTCGTTGTCAGATAGAGGTGCTAGTATCTCTTCTGGTATGCCTGAGGCTGAGGCAGTTGAATTGCCATTGTCAAGTGAGATAGCTGAGGAGCCACAAGAAGTGCCAGTTGACAGAAGCGTGTGTGACGATGATCTGATTTCCTTGGCTGTGAAATATGAAGAATTCAAGGCTGATAGAGAAGCTAAGCTGGAGGAATGGCTAGGAGAGATGAAGAATTATACAAGTAATTAA
- the LOC113725771 gene encoding uncharacterized protein isoform X1, translating into MASRLITTHRSFCYKVELNSCRLSFPSSNPHVNFCIPAFVSCRGPFTCLKLNHCLKLRASSEGLPSELVDEDSKFVPLNAEDPRYGPPALLLLGFDLEEAVKIQQLLKELDGDFLEVSPLVASFSQHFSFFFFHMQVKEMKRYSKWLLVGGKLLQTVIFCTEDMITCCLWEAMNTKQPNLDAAKIAKSLPRICFLSGLTGEEMMMFIDAFPESGLEPPVFAALVPNSADKPIQELIEEIMGDHEMITSRKSP; encoded by the exons ATGGCTTCTCGTCTGATCACCACCCATCGAAGCTTCTGCTACAAAGTTGAGTTAAACTCTTGTAGACTATCATTTCCATCATCAAACCCGCATGTGAACTTTTGCATTCCAGCTTTTGTTTCATGTAGAGGTCCCTTTACTTGTTTGAAGCTTAACCACTGCCTCAAGCTTAGAGCATCTTCTGAGG GGCTTCCGTCTGAGTTAGTAGATGAAGACTCCAAATTTGTTCCTCTAAATGCTGAAGATCCAAGATATGGTCCACCT GCATTATTGTTGCTGGGGTTTGATTTAGAGGAGGCAGTGAAG ATACAGCAACTTCTTAAGGAGTTAGATGGTGATTTCCTAGAGGTATCTCCATTGGTAGCTAGCTTCTCTCAacacttctctttcttctttttccacaTGCAAGTTAAGGAGATGAAGAGGTATTCAAAGTGGCTTTTGGTTGGTGGAAAGCTTTTGCAAACA GTCATTTTTTGTACTGAAGACATGATTACTTGCTGTCTGTGGGAGGCAATGAATACTAAGCAACCTAATTTGGATGCTGCAAAG ATTGCAAAGTCACTTCCCCGAATTTGCTTCTTGTCTGGTCTCACAGGAGAGGAGATGATGATGTTTATTGATGCCTTTCCAGAAAGTG GACTAGAACCGCCAGTTTTTGCTGCTCTTGTCCCGAACAGTGCTGATAAACCGATACAAGAGTTGATTGAAGAGATCATGGGGGACCATGAGATGATT ACATCCAGAAAATCGCCTTAG
- the LOC113725771 gene encoding uncharacterized protein isoform X3: MASRLITTHRSFCYKVELNSCRLSFPSSNPHVNFCIPAFVSCRGPFTCLKLNHCLKLRASSEGLPSELVDEDSKFVPLNAEDPRYGPPALLLLGFDLEEAVKVIFCTEDMITCCLWEAMNTKQPNLDAAKIAKSLPRICFLSGLTGEEMMMFIDAFPESGLEPPVFAALVPNSADKPIQELIEEIMGDHEMITSRKSP; this comes from the exons ATGGCTTCTCGTCTGATCACCACCCATCGAAGCTTCTGCTACAAAGTTGAGTTAAACTCTTGTAGACTATCATTTCCATCATCAAACCCGCATGTGAACTTTTGCATTCCAGCTTTTGTTTCATGTAGAGGTCCCTTTACTTGTTTGAAGCTTAACCACTGCCTCAAGCTTAGAGCATCTTCTGAGG GGCTTCCGTCTGAGTTAGTAGATGAAGACTCCAAATTTGTTCCTCTAAATGCTGAAGATCCAAGATATGGTCCACCT GCATTATTGTTGCTGGGGTTTGATTTAGAGGAGGCAGTGAAG GTCATTTTTTGTACTGAAGACATGATTACTTGCTGTCTGTGGGAGGCAATGAATACTAAGCAACCTAATTTGGATGCTGCAAAG ATTGCAAAGTCACTTCCCCGAATTTGCTTCTTGTCTGGTCTCACAGGAGAGGAGATGATGATGTTTATTGATGCCTTTCCAGAAAGTG GACTAGAACCGCCAGTTTTTGCTGCTCTTGTCCCGAACAGTGCTGATAAACCGATACAAGAGTTGATTGAAGAGATCATGGGGGACCATGAGATGATT ACATCCAGAAAATCGCCTTAG
- the LOC140035000 gene encoding U11/U12 small nuclear ribonucleoprotein 31 kDa protein-like, which translates to MSRKRTHIDDDDDDDTFYHRYSSTAPPPTQLSSSSSGTNKRSGSGGLAPSKSTVYVSNLDYSLTNSDLHTIFSNFGKVAKVTVLKDRYSRQSRGVAFILFVSRDDAIKAVKGIDKKVLNGRTLTASIASDNGRAPEFIKKRVYKDKSRCYECGEEGHLSYECPKNLLGPRERPAPSKKGRRDGGGSGGGWGRREVEEEEEEEEMALFETDNWASVVDKGAEDRLLRGEEEVRKKKKKKKKEKRKGYFSDESDEDDE; encoded by the coding sequence aTGTCGAGAAAGAGAACCCATATCGACGACGATGACGACGACGACACCTTCTACCACCGCTACTCCTCCACGGCACCACCGCCTACTCAGCTCTCCTCTTCCTCCTCTGGCACCAATAAGCGCAGCGGCAGCGGAGGCCTAGCTCCATCAAAATCAACAGTCTACGTGAGCAACTTAGACTACTCCTTGACAAACTCCGATCTCCACACAATCTTCTCCAACTTCGGAAAAGTAGCCAAAGTCACCGTCCTTAAAGACCGCTACAGCCGCCAAAGCCGAGGCGTTGCATTTATCCTCTTCGTGTCTCGCGACGATGCCATAAAAGCTGTGAAGGGAATTGACAAGAAAGTCCTCAACGGCAGAACCCTAACTGCTTCCATAGCTTCTGATAACGGCCGGGCCCCGGAGTTTATAAAGAAGAGAGTGTACAAGGATAAGAGTAGGTGCTATGAGTGTGGCGAAGAAGGGCATCTGTCGTATGAGTGTCCAAAGAATTTGTTGGGGCCTAGAGAAAGGCCGGCGCCTTCGAAGAAGGGAAGGAGAGACGGTGGGGGTAGTGGAGGAGGCTGGGGAAGAAGAGAAGTggaagaggaagaggaggaggaggaaatgGCGTTGTTTGAAACGGATAATTGGGCGTCAGTGGTGGATAAGGGGGCAGAGGATAGGTTGTTGAGAGGGGAGGAGGAggtgaggaagaagaagaagaagaagaagaaggagaagagaaaAGGGTATTTTAGTGATGAGAGTGACGAGGATGATGAATGA
- the LOC113725771 gene encoding uncharacterized protein isoform X2 has protein sequence MASRLITTHRSFCYKVELNSCRLSFPSSNPHVNFCIPAFVSCRGPFTCLKLNHCLKLRASSEGLPSELVDEDSKFVPLNAEDPRYGPPALLLLGFDLEEAVKIQQLLKELDGDFLEVIFCTEDMITCCLWEAMNTKQPNLDAAKIAKSLPRICFLSGLTGEEMMMFIDAFPESGLEPPVFAALVPNSADKPIQELIEEIMGDHEMITSRKSP, from the exons ATGGCTTCTCGTCTGATCACCACCCATCGAAGCTTCTGCTACAAAGTTGAGTTAAACTCTTGTAGACTATCATTTCCATCATCAAACCCGCATGTGAACTTTTGCATTCCAGCTTTTGTTTCATGTAGAGGTCCCTTTACTTGTTTGAAGCTTAACCACTGCCTCAAGCTTAGAGCATCTTCTGAGG GGCTTCCGTCTGAGTTAGTAGATGAAGACTCCAAATTTGTTCCTCTAAATGCTGAAGATCCAAGATATGGTCCACCT GCATTATTGTTGCTGGGGTTTGATTTAGAGGAGGCAGTGAAG ATACAGCAACTTCTTAAGGAGTTAGATGGTGATTTCCTAGAG GTCATTTTTTGTACTGAAGACATGATTACTTGCTGTCTGTGGGAGGCAATGAATACTAAGCAACCTAATTTGGATGCTGCAAAG ATTGCAAAGTCACTTCCCCGAATTTGCTTCTTGTCTGGTCTCACAGGAGAGGAGATGATGATGTTTATTGATGCCTTTCCAGAAAGTG GACTAGAACCGCCAGTTTTTGCTGCTCTTGTCCCGAACAGTGCTGATAAACCGATACAAGAGTTGATTGAAGAGATCATGGGGGACCATGAGATGATT ACATCCAGAAAATCGCCTTAG
- the LOC113725771 gene encoding uncharacterized protein isoform X4, translating into MASRLITTHRSFCYKVELNSCRLSFPSSNPHVNFCIPAFVSCRGPFTCLKLNHCLKLRASSEGLPSELVDEDSKFVPLNAEDPRYGPPALLLLGFDLEEAVKIQQLLKELDGDFLEVSPLVASFSQHFSFFFFHMQVKEMKRYSKWLLVGGKLLQTVIFCTEDMITCCLWEAMNTKQPNLDAAKIKRMIVADVK; encoded by the exons ATGGCTTCTCGTCTGATCACCACCCATCGAAGCTTCTGCTACAAAGTTGAGTTAAACTCTTGTAGACTATCATTTCCATCATCAAACCCGCATGTGAACTTTTGCATTCCAGCTTTTGTTTCATGTAGAGGTCCCTTTACTTGTTTGAAGCTTAACCACTGCCTCAAGCTTAGAGCATCTTCTGAGG GGCTTCCGTCTGAGTTAGTAGATGAAGACTCCAAATTTGTTCCTCTAAATGCTGAAGATCCAAGATATGGTCCACCT GCATTATTGTTGCTGGGGTTTGATTTAGAGGAGGCAGTGAAG ATACAGCAACTTCTTAAGGAGTTAGATGGTGATTTCCTAGAGGTATCTCCATTGGTAGCTAGCTTCTCTCAacacttctctttcttctttttccacaTGCAAGTTAAGGAGATGAAGAGGTATTCAAAGTGGCTTTTGGTTGGTGGAAAGCTTTTGCAAACA GTCATTTTTTGTACTGAAGACATGATTACTTGCTGTCTGTGGGAGGCAATGAATACTAAGCAACCTAATTTGGATGCTGCAAAG ATCAAAAGAATGATTGTGGCTGATGTTAAGTGA